One stretch of Miscanthus floridulus cultivar M001 chromosome 18, ASM1932011v1, whole genome shotgun sequence DNA includes these proteins:
- the LOC136523766 gene encoding glycine-rich cell wall structural protein 1-like — protein sequence MGRRCAGQGAGRGAPGACVVGVQGRDAGGRAPMAGCGRGTGGGNPRRAGAGAEGQVWDAGGWAPGAGCGRGTGGGNPRRAGVGAGGQVRDAGGRAPRAGCGRGTGGVAGGGNPRRAGAGTGGRVRDAGGRAPRAGCGHGTGGVAGGGNPRRAGAGTGGRVRDAGGRVWAGVGAGPATETLGMRVA from the coding sequence ATGGGTCGTCGGTGCGCGGGGCAGGGGGCCGGGCGTGGGGCGCCGGGAGCGTGCGTCGTCGGCGTGCAGGGGCGAGatgccgggggccgggcgcctatggccgggtgcgggcgcgggaccggcggcggaaaccctaggcgcgcaggGGCGGGCGCCGAGGGCCAGGTGTGGGACGCCGGGGGCTGGGCTCCTGGGGCCGGGTGCGGGCGTGggaccggcggcggaaaccctaggcgcgcaggGGTGGGCGCCGGGGGCCAggtgcgggacgccgggggccgggcgcctagggccgggtgcgggcgcgggaccggcggcgtggccggcggcggaaaccctaggcgtgcAGGGGCGGGCaccgggggccgggtgcgggacgccgggggccgggcgcctaGGGCCGGGTGCGGGCACGGGACCGGCGGCGTggccggcggcggaaaccctaggcgcgcaggGGCAGGCaccgggggccgggtgcgggacgccgggggccgggtgtgGGCGGGCGTGGGTGCGGGACCGGCGACAGAAACCCTAGGCATGCGGGTAGCCTGA